Proteins encoded within one genomic window of Rhodothermaceae bacterium:
- a CDS encoding phosphoglycerate kinase: MPKLTLKDLDLPGKCVLVRVDFNVPLQLSEKTSCYEVVDDTRIRAALPTIQTITQAGGKAVLLSHLGRPKGQPDPQYSLAPVADCLSELLGTTPRFSSETIGPVVQKTVRNMPNGSVILLENTRYFPGETKNDPDFAAELAKLGDLFVNDAFGTAHRAHASNVGVASHLSLAAAGHLLEKELVQLGHALKAPTPPTVALLGGAKVSDKIGVITNLLEIVDHILIGGAMAYTFLKAKGIPIGSSLVEEDRLSDALAMLDRAQGKLLLPSDHIVSTALDASEESKTVSGSIEDGFMGLDIGPETVHTYTQKVQNANTCIWNGPMGVFEVPSFASGTKAMAQAMASATRNGAVTIIGGGDSVAAIKQLHLHTEVTHVSTGGGAMLQFLEGKSLPGLDALTDQA, encoded by the coding sequence ATGCCGAAATTAACCCTCAAAGATTTAGATCTGCCCGGAAAGTGTGTACTGGTACGCGTGGACTTCAATGTACCTCTGCAATTATCTGAGAAGACCAGTTGCTATGAAGTAGTTGACGACACGCGTATCCGCGCTGCTTTGCCTACCATCCAAACAATCACGCAGGCAGGCGGGAAAGCCGTACTCTTAAGCCATTTGGGACGCCCGAAAGGGCAGCCTGATCCACAATACAGTCTGGCACCGGTTGCCGATTGTTTGAGCGAGCTCTTGGGTACGACTCCACGATTTTCGAGCGAAACAATTGGACCCGTCGTGCAGAAAACCGTTCGCAACATGCCGAACGGTAGCGTAATCCTGCTTGAAAACACCCGCTATTTCCCCGGAGAAACGAAAAATGATCCAGACTTTGCGGCAGAGCTGGCAAAACTCGGAGATCTCTTCGTAAATGATGCCTTTGGAACCGCCCACAGGGCGCACGCCTCAAATGTTGGGGTCGCGAGTCACCTCTCTCTGGCTGCTGCCGGACATTTGCTGGAAAAAGAATTGGTGCAATTGGGGCATGCCCTAAAGGCCCCTACTCCACCTACGGTTGCCCTTTTAGGAGGAGCAAAGGTATCTGATAAGATTGGAGTAATCACGAATCTACTGGAGATTGTGGACCATATCCTGATCGGCGGGGCGATGGCGTATACGTTCCTAAAAGCAAAGGGAATACCCATCGGTAGCTCCCTCGTAGAAGAAGATCGTCTGAGTGATGCCCTGGCGATGCTGGACAGAGCTCAAGGAAAACTCCTTCTTCCCAGCGATCACATTGTCAGTACTGCCCTGGATGCATCGGAGGAATCGAAAACCGTGTCAGGAAGCATTGAAGATGGATTTATGGGGCTAGATATTGGTCCGGAAACCGTTCATACTTACACCCAGAAAGTCCAGAATGCCAACACCTGCATCTGGAATGGCCCCATGGGGGTGTTTGAGGTGCCGTCGTTTGCGTCTGGAACCAAAGCCATGGCACAAGCGATGGCTTCAGCGACCCGCAATGGCGCAGTAACGATTATCGGCGGAGGGGATTCCGTGGCCGCTATCAAACAGTTACATCTGCATACAGAAGTGACGCATGTATCTACCGGCGGCGGTGCCATGCTGCAATTCCTTGAAGGAAAATCCCTTCCTGGCCTAGATGCGCTGACCGATCAAGCCTAA
- a CDS encoding HNH endonuclease, whose translation MKAHVLVLNHDYSALTVCTVRRAVVLVHLNKADLVESVPDYFLRSPSIKLPCPSIVRLRGYVRVPYRNIMLSRKNVIRRDGHRCQYCNRRDSLTVDHVLPRSRGGKDHWTNLVAACIACNNRKGDRTPEEANMPLYRKPFRPSHVMFIRDYVGYIEETWKPYLFLS comes from the coding sequence ATGAAGGCGCATGTGCTTGTACTAAATCATGACTACAGTGCTCTGACGGTCTGTACGGTGCGTCGAGCGGTGGTGCTTGTTCACTTGAACAAAGCGGACCTTGTTGAGAGTGTGCCAGACTATTTCCTTCGATCCCCTTCGATCAAACTGCCCTGTCCGAGTATTGTACGGCTCCGGGGATATGTACGTGTCCCGTATCGGAATATCATGTTATCTCGCAAAAATGTAATTCGCAGAGATGGTCACAGATGCCAGTATTGTAATCGACGTGACTCACTAACGGTGGATCATGTTTTACCCAGATCTCGAGGCGGGAAAGATCATTGGACCAACTTGGTCGCTGCGTGCATTGCCTGTAATAACCGGAAAGGAGACCGAACTCCTGAAGAGGCAAATATGCCTCTCTACCGGAAACCGTTTCGACCCAGCCATGTCATGTTTATTCGTGACTATGTCGGCTATATTGAAGAGACGTGGAAGCCATACTTATTCCTAAGCTGA
- a CDS encoding MOSC domain-containing protein, which yields MILEELYIYPIKSTHRVTQIRAEVKPWGLAGDRRWMIVDDEANFLTQRTIPHMSLIQAVPQPGEKVMLSAFGQESIFVDVPGETAPILQVSIWRDSVIARVASDQVNVWLSTFLERTVRLVHMYDTNSRLADPAYAKPGTTVSFVDGYPLLCTTKASLLALNRKLSTPIPMGRFRPNVVVSGDRPFGEDTWKRIRIGDIVFSVVKPCTRCAITTVDQDTALRGKEPLRTLSSFRKRDGKVYFGENLVPESTGVIQRGDCVEVLEFD from the coding sequence ATGATTCTCGAGGAGTTGTATATATATCCAATCAAGTCTACACATCGCGTCACACAGATACGCGCAGAAGTAAAACCCTGGGGGCTTGCTGGAGATCGGCGCTGGATGATCGTTGATGATGAGGCTAATTTTCTTACCCAGAGAACAATTCCGCACATGTCATTGATTCAGGCTGTACCTCAGCCTGGGGAAAAGGTCATGCTATCTGCATTCGGACAGGAGAGCATATTCGTAGACGTTCCTGGAGAAACGGCCCCGATCCTTCAGGTCTCAATATGGCGGGATTCCGTTATTGCGCGGGTAGCTTCCGATCAGGTTAATGTGTGGCTGAGTACTTTTCTCGAGCGCACAGTTCGCCTGGTACACATGTATGACACCAATTCACGATTGGCAGATCCTGCCTATGCCAAGCCAGGGACTACAGTCTCCTTCGTTGACGGGTATCCTTTGCTCTGTACCACAAAGGCCTCTCTTCTAGCCTTAAACAGGAAGTTATCCACCCCTATTCCGATGGGGCGGTTCAGACCGAATGTGGTTGTCTCTGGAGATCGTCCATTTGGTGAAGACACCTGGAAGCGGATCCGAATTGGGGACATCGTTTTTTCCGTTGTGAAGCCTTGCACGCGATGTGCCATCACAACGGTGGATCAGGACACGGCTTTACGGGGCAAGGAACCGCTGCGTACATTGAGCAGTTTTCGAAAAAGGGATGGGAAGGTGTACTTCGGAGAAAATTTGGTTCCAGAAAGCACAGGTGTCATACAGAGGGGAGACTGTGTAGAGGTACTGGAATTCGATTGA
- a CDS encoding Gfo/Idh/MocA family oxidoreductase has translation MDRREFVRKAALVSAVGPFIRTPPRIQRYRVGLIGSGWWGMNILRTAIASGTTDPVALCDVDDTHLQQAADEIAQMTGSRPAVYRDHEALFMEQNCDIAIIATPDHWHALPAITAINAGAHVYLEKPVSHTIDEGKAILRAARLQDRIVQVGTHRRVSSHNLSARNFYKAGRVGRVGMVRAFVHYGGNRGETVPDTAIPEGLDWDRWIGPAPYRPFNRSIHPRGFRQYLDFANGQLGDWGIHWLDQILWFMDEEPFPHTITSTGGRHIREDSSDAPDTQVATFAFEKYTATWEHRLYGANSSEKSNIGCYFYGTKGILHLGWLDGWTFYPSNSRDSTVHEEAVLDQPDSQNIRALWDDLIRSIESSSTPACDIEYGYRATNMCLAAMIALKVKRAIHWNHVQDTIIGDPAAQALMRRPYREPWTYPEI, from the coding sequence ATGGATCGTCGTGAATTCGTCCGAAAGGCTGCCCTAGTTTCTGCTGTTGGCCCGTTTATACGTACACCTCCACGCATTCAACGATATCGGGTTGGACTAATTGGTTCCGGCTGGTGGGGAATGAACATCCTCCGCACCGCCATTGCCTCGGGCACTACAGATCCGGTTGCACTCTGCGATGTGGATGACACACATCTCCAACAAGCGGCGGATGAGATTGCGCAAATGACAGGATCACGCCCCGCAGTCTATCGGGACCACGAGGCGTTGTTTATGGAGCAGAACTGTGATATCGCGATTATTGCCACACCGGATCACTGGCACGCACTTCCTGCCATCACTGCCATAAATGCCGGGGCTCATGTCTACCTCGAAAAACCAGTCAGTCATACAATTGACGAGGGGAAGGCAATCCTGAGAGCGGCTCGACTACAGGACCGGATTGTACAAGTTGGTACTCATCGCCGCGTCTCGTCCCATAATTTATCCGCTCGTAATTTTTACAAGGCCGGCAGGGTCGGCAGAGTTGGCATGGTTCGCGCCTTCGTACATTACGGTGGCAACCGAGGAGAGACCGTACCCGACACTGCAATTCCAGAAGGCCTAGACTGGGATCGCTGGATTGGCCCAGCGCCCTACCGACCCTTTAATCGTTCCATTCACCCGCGTGGCTTCCGGCAATACCTGGATTTTGCAAATGGACAATTGGGCGACTGGGGAATCCATTGGCTTGATCAAATCCTCTGGTTCATGGATGAAGAGCCCTTCCCTCATACGATTACCTCTACCGGGGGAAGGCATATCCGTGAAGATTCAAGCGATGCACCAGATACTCAGGTTGCTACGTTTGCCTTTGAGAAATACACCGCGACTTGGGAGCATCGTCTCTACGGTGCAAATAGCTCGGAAAAATCCAATATCGGCTGCTATTTTTATGGAACCAAGGGTATTCTGCACCTCGGGTGGCTGGATGGTTGGACCTTTTATCCCAGCAATTCCCGCGATTCGACTGTTCACGAAGAAGCAGTCTTGGATCAGCCAGACAGTCAAAATATTCGCGCCCTATGGGATGACCTCATCCGTTCTATCGAATCTTCAAGTACACCAGCATGTGACATTGAATATGGATACCGGGCAACCAACATGTGTCTCGCGGCGATGATTGCCCTCAAAGTCAAACGTGCAATCCACTGGAATCACGTCCAGGATACTATCATTGGGGATCCTGCGGCGCAGGCACTCATGCGCCGACCGTACCGAGAGCCATGGACCTATCCAGAGATTTGA
- a CDS encoding class I SAM-dependent methyltransferase, which translates to MKDPKAFNFDGDYGEEYKELASRVIPGYDELFVATLALLQERLGSKAQILIVGCGTGREIEVFAPSVSGWEFDCVDPSRSMVEYSQQVAEHLGVSSRVRFHNVYTHELEIGHQFDAATAINVMHFLSDDGSKDAFMQSIAQRVKPGGTVILFDLHGDQSEPYFELFYDAWIRYMDLRGYTGKKKERLLKRLEAGIAYVGPDRIRQICHNAGLRLIRPYWSGLLYTAWLLERVDS; encoded by the coding sequence GTGAAAGATCCGAAAGCATTTAATTTTGATGGAGATTATGGCGAGGAGTACAAAGAACTCGCCAGTCGGGTGATCCCAGGCTATGATGAACTTTTCGTTGCCACCTTAGCGCTTCTCCAAGAGCGGTTAGGTTCAAAGGCCCAGATACTGATTGTAGGATGTGGTACTGGTCGGGAAATTGAAGTGTTCGCTCCATCGGTAAGTGGATGGGAATTTGACTGCGTAGATCCGTCCCGGTCTATGGTTGAATATTCACAGCAGGTCGCCGAGCATTTAGGGGTATCCTCACGTGTGCGGTTTCACAACGTATATACCCACGAACTTGAGATCGGCCATCAATTTGATGCGGCGACTGCCATAAATGTAATGCATTTTCTATCGGATGATGGATCCAAGGATGCGTTCATGCAGAGTATTGCACAGCGTGTTAAGCCTGGCGGAACCGTCATCCTTTTCGATTTACATGGAGATCAATCCGAACCTTATTTCGAGTTGTTCTATGATGCATGGATACGATACATGGATCTTAGAGGGTATACTGGCAAGAAAAAGGAGCGTCTTCTCAAAAGGCTTGAAGCCGGTATTGCTTATGTTGGCCCAGATCGAATCCGGCAGATCTGTCATAATGCCGGCCTGCGGCTAATCCGACCCTACTGGAGTGGACTTCTCTACACTGCGTGGCTCCTTGAACGCGTGGATTCCTGA
- a CDS encoding DUF3592 domain-containing protein has translation MVRVIARIFWGIPFILVCLAVNQGLVAVQLRETWNQGVPAIAKVKEFDVTNRADVTYGYINLQVTLPDGQTIDRQRMSLPQSLWSRVKGQDSLRVHVRPGASQEIVIDRLMPAHWLIAASQMGISLIGAILSGVLAYFWNRSLRRG, from the coding sequence ATGGTAAGAGTAATCGCGAGGATTTTTTGGGGAATCCCATTCATACTGGTCTGTTTGGCCGTGAATCAGGGCCTAGTTGCTGTACAGTTAAGAGAGACATGGAATCAAGGTGTACCTGCAATCGCAAAAGTGAAGGAGTTTGATGTGACAAATCGCGCAGACGTAACCTATGGGTACATCAACCTTCAGGTAACCTTACCCGATGGCCAAACGATTGATCGCCAAAGAATGTCACTCCCTCAATCTCTTTGGTCTCGCGTGAAGGGGCAGGACTCACTCCGTGTGCATGTGCGACCGGGAGCGTCGCAGGAAATTGTGATTGATCGCTTGATGCCGGCTCACTGGCTCATCGCAGCGTCTCAGATGGGTATCAGCCTGATAGGGGCAATCCTCTCAGGGGTGCTGGCTTATTTTTGGAATCGGTCGCTTCGCCGCGGGTAG
- the msrP gene encoding protein-methionine-sulfoxide reductase catalytic subunit MsrP: MANIILSPDWALKESTCTTRAAYTNRRKFVQSLGLGAIGFAAFGGCSAQSRNMVDGPLDKIPDNAPRDGFPAQRNESYAVPEREVTERLVASSYNNFYEFINQGDLKNVWPLVDDYIPFPWTLQVRGQVEKRQTWDLTQLIKSMPLEERVYRFRCVEAWSMTIPWTGFPLSSLINKCNPRSSATHVKFTCVDRPDQLPGQKKATWYPWPYFEALRMDEAMNELAFVAVGMYGEPLPKQNGSPLRLVLPWKYGYKGPKAITHIEFTRKQPGTFWNELQPREYGFLSNVNPNIPHPRWSQASERFLPSEDVERRIRTQLFNGYDEWVGDLYPDEPRSPAGPIIR, from the coding sequence ATGGCAAACATTATTCTCTCACCAGATTGGGCGCTAAAGGAAAGCACCTGCACAACAAGGGCAGCATATACGAATCGACGCAAGTTTGTTCAATCTCTCGGGCTAGGTGCAATAGGGTTTGCCGCTTTTGGAGGATGTTCGGCACAAAGCCGGAATATGGTTGACGGTCCTTTGGATAAAATCCCAGACAATGCGCCACGTGACGGATTTCCCGCGCAAAGGAATGAATCCTACGCCGTTCCCGAGAGGGAAGTGACCGAACGCCTCGTTGCTTCATCTTACAATAATTTCTATGAATTCATTAATCAGGGAGATCTGAAGAATGTGTGGCCACTGGTGGATGACTATATACCCTTCCCGTGGACATTACAGGTACGAGGGCAGGTTGAAAAGAGACAGACTTGGGATCTGACACAGTTGATCAAATCCATGCCTCTTGAAGAACGTGTCTATCGCTTTAGATGCGTGGAGGCTTGGTCCATGACAATCCCCTGGACAGGATTCCCGCTTTCCAGTCTGATCAATAAGTGTAACCCGAGGTCATCGGCAACGCACGTTAAATTCACATGTGTCGATCGTCCAGATCAGCTGCCCGGACAAAAGAAAGCTACCTGGTACCCCTGGCCATACTTTGAAGCGTTACGGATGGACGAGGCGATGAATGAGTTGGCCTTTGTCGCGGTTGGCATGTATGGGGAGCCTCTTCCGAAGCAGAACGGTTCACCTCTTCGACTAGTCCTGCCTTGGAAATATGGCTACAAGGGCCCTAAAGCCATTACTCATATTGAGTTTACGCGCAAGCAACCTGGTACTTTCTGGAATGAATTGCAGCCTAGGGAGTATGGATTTCTCTCCAATGTCAATCCCAATATTCCCCACCCTCGCTGGAGTCAGGCGTCAGAACGCTTTCTGCCGAGCGAAGATGTAGAAAGACGAATCCGCACGCAGTTATTCAATGGATACGATGAATGGGTTGGGGATTTATATCCCGATGAACCGCGCTCTCCTGCCGGCCCAATTATTCGATAA
- the gap gene encoding type I glyceraldehyde-3-phosphate dehydrogenase, with product MAYKLAINGFGRIGRLALRSILERNITAFDVVAVNDLTDAATLAHLFKYDSVHGKWPGNVSIDGNSLSIGNHKIPVLSERDPANLPWSDLDCDIVIESTGFFRSRDTAAKHIGAGAKKVVISAPAKDQVDATVVLGVNDHILTGQEEIISNASCTTNCIAPMIKVVDDAFGIQGGLMTTVHAYTGGQKLLDAPHGDLRRARAAAYSIVPTTTGAAKAVGLVLPHMQGKLDGMALRVPIPSGSLTDLTVQVNASPSKEEVNAAFHAAANGALQEVMEFCTDPIVSIDIVHNPHSVIFDSLATMVQGNTVKVLGWYDNEWGYANRVVDIAALLMKKAG from the coding sequence ATGGCTTATAAACTTGCAATCAATGGCTTCGGTCGTATTGGCCGTCTCGCGCTTCGTTCGATCTTAGAGCGCAACATTACGGCATTTGATGTCGTTGCGGTAAACGATTTGACGGATGCAGCCACACTTGCACACCTATTCAAATATGATTCAGTTCACGGCAAATGGCCGGGAAACGTCTCCATAGACGGAAATAGTCTGTCTATTGGCAACCACAAAATCCCCGTCCTCAGTGAACGCGATCCTGCGAATTTGCCCTGGTCTGACCTCGACTGTGATATTGTCATCGAATCAACCGGATTTTTTCGGAGTCGCGACACAGCTGCAAAGCATATTGGAGCTGGTGCCAAAAAAGTCGTTATTTCTGCCCCCGCCAAGGATCAAGTCGATGCAACGGTCGTGCTCGGAGTGAATGACCATATCCTAACGGGACAAGAAGAAATCATCTCTAATGCCAGTTGTACGACCAACTGTATCGCCCCAATGATTAAGGTGGTCGACGATGCCTTTGGAATTCAGGGTGGTTTGATGACAACCGTGCATGCTTATACAGGCGGCCAGAAATTACTGGATGCTCCGCATGGCGATCTAAGACGTGCACGGGCTGCTGCCTATTCCATTGTACCAACGACCACCGGTGCCGCAAAAGCCGTGGGCTTGGTCCTCCCTCATATGCAGGGAAAACTTGATGGAATGGCACTCAGAGTTCCGATCCCAAGTGGCTCTCTGACTGACCTTACCGTCCAGGTCAATGCTTCCCCGAGCAAAGAAGAGGTCAATGCTGCATTTCATGCCGCGGCCAATGGAGCCCTGCAAGAAGTCATGGAGTTCTGCACGGACCCCATTGTATCCATTGACATCGTTCACAATCCTCACTCTGTGATTTTTGACAGCCTGGCAACAATGGTTCAGGGCAATACGGTCAAGGTCTTGGGCTGGTACGATAATGAATGGGGATATGCCAATCGGGTCGTCGACATTGCCGCCTTATTGATGAAAAAAGCTGGCTGA